In Mucilaginibacter boryungensis, a single window of DNA contains:
- a CDS encoding SRPBCC family protein produces the protein MEQSSRLILSRFFSVPPSAVFDAWTKPELMKSWLFKSLDNQILSIKTDLKVGGKFSILELNKNEKVDHFGEYLEIERPNKLVFTLEVPRHFSGVSKVSIKIRNKQNGCELIFSQSGIDTSKTKESWEVMFEMLKVVTDN, from the coding sequence ATGGAACAAAGTAGTCGATTAATTCTTTCCCGTTTCTTTTCGGTTCCACCCTCCGCTGTTTTCGATGCCTGGACAAAACCTGAATTGATGAAATCTTGGCTGTTTAAAAGTCTTGACAACCAAATCCTTTCTATAAAAACAGATTTAAAAGTCGGTGGTAAATTTTCAATTTTAGAACTAAATAAAAATGAAAAGGTTGACCATTTCGGCGAATATTTAGAAATAGAAAGACCTAATAAATTAGTTTTTACATTAGAAGTTCCCCGGCATTTTTCCGGAGTAAGCAAAGTATCAATTAAAATAAGAAATAAACAAAACGGTTGTGAACTAATATTTTCGCAATCGGGAATTGACACAAGTAAAACAAAAGAAAGCTGGGAAGTAATGTTTGAAATGTTAAAGGTCGTCACAGATAATTAA
- a CDS encoding DUF3659 domain-containing protein: MKKAIYLIFAITTLIIVGFAPAYSQTEPRSVAANQIHINKKGEIHDHGGTLLGYISKDDIVSDAKGNKVYFIDREGNVIDAKGNKLGKAAKNGFYFNNKGEQVLKVADKDAEECEILDPAGHNLGTTHKNYKLHACAAHCLFLKQKTTPHPVH; the protein is encoded by the coding sequence ATGAAAAAGGCAATCTATTTAATATTTGCAATAACCACTTTAATTATAGTTGGTTTTGCACCTGCGTATTCGCAAACAGAGCCCAGATCAGTGGCTGCAAATCAAATTCACATTAACAAAAAAGGTGAGATACATGACCACGGTGGTACCTTATTAGGTTATATCAGTAAAGATGATATCGTAAGCGATGCCAAGGGCAATAAAGTATATTTTATAGACCGCGAAGGCAATGTTATCGATGCTAAGGGGAACAAATTAGGAAAAGCAGCAAAGAACGGCTTTTATTTCAACAACAAAGGTGAGCAGGTTTTGAAGGTGGCGGATAAAGACGCTGAGGAGTGTGAGATACTTGATCCTGCAGGGCATAATTTGGGAACCACGCACAAGAATTACAAGCTGCATGCCTGTGCCGCCCACTGTTTATTCTTAAAACAGAAAACAACTCCTCACCCGGTACATTAG